From a single Rutidosis leptorrhynchoides isolate AG116_Rl617_1_P2 chromosome 5, CSIRO_AGI_Rlap_v1, whole genome shotgun sequence genomic region:
- the LOC139847164 gene encoding uncharacterized protein, with translation MITRKNMSWRRVSNSVQAFSAHTSLFCFTVLLVFKLDHVVPYSWWVIFFPLFVFHGIVARGRFSLPAPSVPHGRDWAPCHAVVATPLLIAFELLLCIFLENVSVSKPPPVSLQIVFLPLLAFEVAILVDNFRMCKALLPGDDETVSDDAIWETLPHFWVAISMVFFIAATVFTLLKLSGFVDALGWWDLLINFGIAECFSFLVCTKWSNPVIHRNSPTSDASSSSTAIRYLDWNSGLIVSSDDTSDGGLCSLQDIGGHIMKIPIIAFQILLCMRLEEKPLAAKSISIPVIFSPLFLLQGVGLLLSASRLVEKIVILLRSGTSTGRYFTYSARARECFGFLHHGSRLLGWWSIDEGSREERARLYHEVGSGYNTFCGYPPEIVKKMPKKDLAEEVWRLQAALGEQTEITKFSQQEYERLQNEKVLCRVCFEGEISTVLLPCRHRILCSICSEKCKKCPICRVSIEERLPIYDV, from the exons ATGATTACAAGGAAAAATATGAGCTGGCGCAGAGTATCAAATTCCGTACAAGCGTTTTCTGCTCATACTTCACTGTTTTGTTTCACAGTTTTGCTTGTTTTTAAACTCGATCACGTTGTTCCGTACTCATGGTG GGTTATATTCTTCCCGCTTTTCGTGTTTCATGGGATTGTTGCCCGAGGAAGATTCTCGTTACCTGCACCGTCAGTTCCCCATGGCCGTGAT TGGGCACCATGTCATGCAGTTGTTGCCACACCTTTGCTAATTGCATTTGAATTGCTTCTTTGTATCTTTTTGGAGAATGTTTCTG TTTCAAAGCCTCCACCTGTAAGCTTGCAAATTGTGTTCCTACCTCTTTTGGCATTTGAAGTAGCCATTCTTGTTGACAATTTCAG AATGTGCAAGGCCCTGTTACCGGGAGATGATGAAACTGTAAGCGATGATGCAATATGGGAGACACTTCCC CATTTTTGGGTTGCTATTTCCATGGTTTTCTTCATTGCTGCTACCGTGTTTACTCTTCTGAAGCTATCTG GTTTTGTAGACGCTTTAGGCTGGTGGGATTTGCTTATAAATTTTGG CATTGCAGAATGTTTTTCGTTTCTGGTTTGTACGAAGTGGTCTAATCCAGTTATTCACCGAAATTCACCAACTTCTGATGCCAGCTCATCATCTACGGCTATTAGATATCTCGATTGGAACAGCGGCTTAATCGTTTCATCAGATGATACATCTGACGGTGGCCTGTGTAGTCTACAAGACATTGGTGGACACATAATGAAAATCCCAATTATCGCTTTCCAAATTCTTCTCTGTATGCGACTCGAg GAAAAACCTCTAGCTGCGAAATCTATTTCCATTCCAGTCATCTTTTCTCCTTTATTTTTATTGCAAGGAGTTGGTTTACTACTTTCTGCATCAAGATTGGTGgagaaaattgttattttattacgtAGCGGAACCAGCACCGGAAGATATTTCACGTATTCTGCCCGAGCTCGTGAATGCTTTGGTTTTTTGCACCATGGCTCCAG GCTGCTTGGTTGGTGGTCTATAGACGAAGGAAGTCGAGAAGAAAGGGCACGACTTTATCATGAAGTGGGTTcagg TTACAACACTTTTTGTGGTTATCCACCTGAAATAGTAAAGAAAATGCCAAAAAAAGATCTTGCTGAAGAG GTTTGGAGGCTTCAAGCAGCTCTTGGTGAGCAGACAGAAATCACAAAATTTAGCCAACAGGAGTATGAGAGACTTCAAAAC GAAAAAGTGTTATGTCGGGTTTGCTTTGAAGGAGAGATAAGCACAGTACTCCTCCCCTGTAGGCATCGCATTCTTTGCAG TATCTGCTCTGAAAAATGTAAGAAATGCCCTATTTGTCGCGTTAGTATCGAGGAACGGTTACCTATATATGATGTATAG